From a region of the Pradoshia eiseniae genome:
- a CDS encoding Mini-ribonuclease 3: MFDLKELDVKGLGSLALAYMGDAIYEVHIRHHLLLSGQVKPNKLHKEATNYVSAKAQSAVLHYLLDEKLLSEEEEAVVRRGRNAKSGTVPKNTDVQTYRYSTAFEALLGYLYGSKQEERLNELIRISIQYREGK, translated from the coding sequence ATGTTTGATTTAAAGGAGTTAGATGTAAAAGGATTGGGAAGCTTGGCCCTGGCTTATATGGGTGATGCCATCTATGAGGTGCATATTCGGCATCATCTCTTGCTTTCAGGGCAGGTCAAGCCTAATAAGCTTCATAAGGAAGCAACGAATTATGTATCGGCGAAAGCCCAAAGCGCGGTGCTTCATTATTTGCTTGATGAGAAGCTGTTGAGCGAGGAAGAGGAGGCGGTTGTGCGCCGGGGAAGGAATGCGAAATCGGGAACTGTTCCCAAAAATACGGACGTTCAGACCTATCGCTATTCGACTGCCTTTGAAGCGCTGCTTGGCTATTTGTATGGGAGTAAACAGGAGGAACGTTTGAATGAGCTTATCAGGATATCTATTCAATACAGAGAAGGGAAGTGA
- a CDS encoding NYN domain-containing protein: protein MKTILVVDGYNIIGAWPDLKRLRDLDLAAARDRLIDMMAEYQGFSGHQVIIVFDAYFVQGTEKKYNNSKVEVIFTKENETADERIERLASELIKINTRVYVATSDYTEQRTIFAQGAYRKSARELLQEMGYIQKEIDKKLNEKIEKRPSSRIQLSREVSEIFEKWRRGNL from the coding sequence ATGAAAACCATACTGGTTGTGGATGGTTATAATATCATTGGCGCCTGGCCTGACCTAAAAAGACTGAGAGACCTTGACTTAGCTGCCGCTAGAGATCGGCTAATTGACATGATGGCTGAGTATCAAGGTTTCTCAGGCCATCAGGTCATCATTGTTTTTGACGCCTACTTTGTCCAAGGGACAGAAAAAAAGTACAACAATTCAAAGGTTGAGGTTATTTTCACAAAAGAAAATGAGACGGCGGATGAGCGGATTGAACGCTTGGCTTCAGAATTAATCAAAATAAATACAAGGGTATATGTCGCGACTTCTGATTATACGGAACAAAGGACAATATTCGCGCAAGGCGCGTACAGAAAATCTGCAAGAGAATTATTGCAGGAAATGGGCTATATACAAAAAGAAATCGACAAAAAGCTAAATGAAAAAATAGAAAAACGCCCTAGTTCGCGCATTCAGCTAAGTAGAGAAGTGTCGGAAATATTCGAAAAATGGCGACGAGGAAATCTGTGA
- the secE gene encoding preprotein translocase subunit SecE yields MRRILEFFRGVSREMKKVSWPKRKELTTYTITVIATVVIMSVFFAVVDLGLSELIRLILG; encoded by the coding sequence ATGCGACGCATTCTAGAGTTCTTCCGAGGCGTATCACGTGAAATGAAAAAAGTTAGCTGGCCTAAGAGAAAAGAGCTAACAACGTACACGATTACAGTTATCGCAACTGTCGTTATTATGTCCGTATTTTTTGCAGTAGTTGATTTAGGTTTATCAGAACTTATTCGTCTTATTCTTGGATAG
- the rpoB gene encoding DNA-directed RNA polymerase subunit beta, with product MTGQLVQYGRHRQRRSYARISEVLELPNLIEIQTSSYQWFLDEGLREMFQDISPIEDFTGNLSLEFIDYSLGDPKYPVEESKERDVTYSAPLRVKVRLVNKETGEVKDQDVFMGDFPLMTETGTFIINGAERVIVSQLVRSPSVYYSGKVDKNGKQGFTATVIPNRGAWLEYETDAKDVVYVRIDRTRKLPVTVLLRALGFGSDQEIIDLVGDNEYIRNTLEKDNTESTEKALLEIYERLRPGEPPTVENAKSLLVSRFFDPKRYDLANVGRYKINKKLHIKNRLFNQRVAETLVDPETGEILVEKDAILDRRTLDKIIPYLENGIGFKTYNPAGGVVEEEVLIQNVKIYAPNDAEGEKVINVIGNAYVEKKVKNITPADIVASISYFFNLLHGVGDTDDIDHLGNRRLRSVGELLQNQFRIGLSRMERVVRERMSIQDTNTITPQQLINIRPVIASIKEFFGSSQLSQFMDQTNPLAELTHKRRLSALGPGGLTRERAGMEVRDVHYSHYGRMCPIETPEGPNIGLINSLSTFAKVNPYGFIETPYRRVDPATGRVTDQIDYLTADEEDLYVVAQANAPLTEDRAFQNEEVVARFRGENTAVKRDRVDYMDVSPKQVVSAATACIPFLENDDSNRALMGANMQRQAVPLIRPQAPLVGTGMEYVSGKDSGAAVICKHPGIVEHVEAREIWVRRISEVDGQEVKGNLDKYRTLKFIRSNQGTCYNQRPIVKAGDRVVKGEILADGPSMELGELALGQNVLVAFMTWDGYNYEDAIIMSERLVKDDVYTSIHIEEYESEARDTKLGPEEITRDIPNVGEDALRNLDERGIIRIGAEVKDGDLLVGKVTPKGVTELTAEERLLHAIFGEKAREVRDTSLRVPHGGGGIVHDVKVFTREDGDELPPGVNQLVRVYIVQKRKIHEGDKMAGRHGNKGVISRILPEEDMPFLPDGTPVDIMLNPLGVPSRMNIGQVLELHLGMAARKLGIHVATPVFDGAREEDVWDTIEEAGMARDAKTILYDGRTGEPFDNRVSVGVMYMIKLAHMVDDKLHARSTGPYSLVTQQPLGGKAQFGGQRFGEMEVWALEAYGAAYTLQEILTVKSDDVVGRVKTYEAIVKGDNVPEPGVPESFKVLIKELQSLGMDVKILSGDDQEIEMRDLEDDEDIHQADTLTIDPDVKSPESETVGTIE from the coding sequence TTGACAGGTCAACTTGTTCAGTATGGACGACATCGCCAACGCCGGAGCTATGCGCGTATTAGCGAAGTGCTCGAATTGCCGAATTTAATTGAAATTCAAACCTCTTCCTATCAATGGTTTCTTGATGAGGGCTTAAGAGAAATGTTCCAGGACATTTCCCCTATCGAGGATTTTACAGGAAATCTGTCTCTGGAATTTATCGATTACAGTCTCGGAGATCCGAAATACCCTGTGGAAGAATCTAAGGAGAGGGACGTAACCTACTCCGCCCCATTACGGGTTAAAGTAAGGCTTGTAAACAAAGAGACGGGTGAAGTTAAAGACCAAGATGTCTTTATGGGTGATTTCCCTCTCATGACAGAAACGGGAACGTTTATCATAAACGGTGCCGAACGCGTTATTGTATCGCAATTGGTGCGCTCCCCAAGCGTGTACTACAGCGGAAAAGTAGATAAGAACGGTAAGCAAGGCTTCACTGCGACCGTTATTCCGAACCGTGGTGCATGGCTGGAGTATGAAACGGATGCGAAGGATGTCGTATACGTCAGAATCGATCGTACAAGAAAGCTGCCGGTAACGGTTCTTTTGCGTGCCCTTGGATTCGGCTCTGATCAAGAAATCATCGATTTAGTCGGTGATAACGAATATATCCGCAATACGCTTGAAAAAGATAATACAGAAAGCACAGAAAAGGCTTTACTTGAGATTTATGAGCGTCTTCGCCCAGGTGAACCGCCTACGGTTGAAAATGCGAAGAGTTTGCTTGTTTCACGTTTCTTCGATCCGAAGAGATATGACCTTGCTAATGTTGGACGCTATAAAATCAACAAAAAGCTTCATATAAAAAATCGTTTATTCAACCAGCGTGTAGCTGAAACTTTGGTAGACCCAGAGACAGGCGAAATCCTTGTTGAAAAAGATGCTATTCTAGATCGCCGTACGCTTGATAAGATCATCCCTTACCTTGAAAACGGGATTGGCTTTAAAACGTACAACCCTGCAGGCGGAGTGGTAGAGGAAGAAGTTCTTATTCAGAACGTAAAGATTTACGCTCCGAATGATGCAGAAGGCGAGAAGGTCATCAATGTTATCGGCAATGCCTATGTTGAGAAGAAAGTGAAAAATATCACGCCTGCAGATATCGTGGCATCAATCAGTTATTTCTTTAACTTATTGCATGGTGTCGGCGATACGGATGATATTGACCACTTAGGAAACCGCCGTCTGCGTTCTGTCGGCGAGCTTCTACAAAACCAATTCAGAATCGGTCTTTCCCGTATGGAACGGGTTGTGCGCGAGAGAATGTCTATTCAAGATACGAATACAATCACACCGCAGCAGCTCATCAATATCCGTCCGGTGATTGCGTCCATTAAAGAGTTCTTCGGTAGCTCTCAATTGTCTCAGTTCATGGACCAAACAAACCCGCTTGCTGAATTGACGCATAAGCGCCGTTTATCTGCTCTTGGACCTGGTGGTTTGACAAGGGAACGTGCCGGAATGGAAGTGCGTGACGTTCACTACTCTCACTATGGCCGTATGTGTCCAATCGAAACACCAGAGGGTCCGAATATCGGGCTAATCAACTCCTTGTCTACATTCGCGAAGGTTAATCCGTATGGCTTCATTGAAACGCCATACCGCCGTGTTGATCCTGCGACAGGAAGAGTAACCGACCAAATCGATTACTTGACTGCTGACGAGGAAGATCTATATGTAGTAGCACAAGCGAATGCCCCATTAACCGAAGATCGCGCGTTCCAAAATGAGGAAGTTGTTGCGCGTTTCCGTGGTGAGAACACGGCTGTTAAACGCGATCGCGTCGATTATATGGACGTATCGCCTAAACAAGTTGTGTCAGCGGCGACAGCTTGTATCCCGTTCTTAGAAAACGATGACTCCAACCGTGCACTTATGGGAGCGAACATGCAGCGTCAAGCTGTCCCTCTCATCAGACCGCAAGCACCGCTTGTCGGAACAGGGATGGAATACGTGTCCGGCAAAGACTCCGGGGCGGCTGTCATCTGTAAACATCCGGGTATTGTTGAACATGTTGAAGCAAGAGAAATCTGGGTAAGACGCATCAGCGAAGTGGATGGCCAAGAGGTTAAAGGTAATCTTGATAAATACCGTACCCTTAAATTCATCCGTTCTAACCAAGGTACTTGCTACAATCAACGCCCAATCGTTAAAGCCGGAGACCGTGTTGTCAAAGGCGAAATCCTTGCAGATGGACCTTCCATGGAACTTGGCGAATTAGCACTTGGTCAAAACGTGCTTGTTGCCTTCATGACATGGGATGGTTATAACTATGAGGATGCCATCATTATGAGTGAACGTCTTGTAAAAGACGATGTCTATACATCTATTCATATTGAAGAATATGAATCCGAAGCCCGTGATACGAAACTAGGGCCTGAGGAAATCACACGCGACATTCCGAACGTTGGGGAAGATGCTCTTCGCAACCTCGATGAGCGCGGCATTATCCGCATTGGTGCGGAAGTAAAAGACGGTGACCTTCTTGTTGGTAAAGTAACGCCTAAAGGTGTAACAGAACTGACTGCCGAGGAAAGACTGCTTCATGCAATCTTCGGCGAGAAAGCCCGTGAAGTTCGTGATACATCCCTTCGCGTGCCACATGGCGGCGGCGGTATTGTCCACGACGTAAAAGTCTTCACACGTGAAGACGGCGATGAACTGCCACCAGGCGTTAATCAATTGGTGCGTGTGTACATCGTACAAAAACGTAAAATCCATGAAGGAGATAAAATGGCCGGCCGTCACGGTAACAAAGGGGTAATTTCCCGTATCTTGCCGGAAGAGGATATGCCATTCCTTCCAGATGGAACACCTGTAGATATCATGTTGAACCCATTAGGGGTACCATCACGTATGAATATCGGTCAGGTATTAGAGCTTCACCTCGGTATGGCTGCCAGAAAACTTGGTATCCATGTAGCAACACCTGTATTTGACGGTGCGAGGGAAGAAGATGTTTGGGATACTATCGAAGAAGCAGGTATGGCTCGTGATGCCAAAACGATTCTTTACGATGGAAGAACAGGAGAACCATTCGACAACCGCGTTTCTGTTGGTGTCATGTACATGATCAAACTGGCGCACATGGTTGATGATAAACTCCATGCCCGTTCAACTGGGCCATACTCACTTGTTACGCAGCAGCCTCTTGGCGGTAAAGCTCAATTCGGCGGTCAGCGTTTCGGTGAGATGGAGGTTTGGGCGCTTGAAGCTTATGGTGCTGCATACACTCTTCAAGAGATTCTTACAGTTAAATCCGATGATGTTGTCGGCCGTGTGAAAACATACGAAGCTATCGTCAAAGGCGACAATGTTCCAGAGCCTGGTGTTCCTGAATCCTTCAAAGTATTGATCAAGGAACTTCAAAGCTTAGGTATGGATGTGAAGATTCTTTCTGGTGACGATCAAGAAATCGAGATGCGTGATCTAGAAGATGATGAGGATATCCACCAAGCAGACACATTAACCATTGATCCAGATGTGAAAAGCCCTGAATCAGAGACGGTTGGAACGATAGAGTAA
- the rplL gene encoding 50S ribosomal protein L7/L12: protein MTKEQIIEAVKNMTVLELNDLVKAIEEEFGVTAAAPVAMVGAAGGEAAAEKTEFDVILASAGDQKIKVIKVVREITGLGLKEAKELVDNTPKALKEGASKEEAEEIKAKLEEVGAGVEVK from the coding sequence ATGACTAAAGAACAAATCATTGAAGCAGTCAAAAATATGACTGTTTTAGAACTTAACGATCTTGTAAAAGCAATTGAAGAAGAATTCGGCGTAACTGCAGCTGCTCCTGTAGCTATGGTTGGTGCTGCTGGCGGAGAAGCTGCAGCTGAAAAAACTGAATTTGATGTAATCCTAGCTTCTGCTGGCGATCAAAAAATCAAAGTTATCAAAGTGGTACGTGAAATCACAGGTCTTGGTCTTAAAGAAGCGAAAGAACTTGTTGACAACACTCCAAAAGCTCTTAAAGAAGGCGCTTCTAAAGAAGAAGCTGAAGAAATCAAAGCTAAACTTGAAGAAGTTGGCGCTGGCGTAGAAGTTAAGTAA
- a CDS encoding class I SAM-dependent methyltransferase has protein sequence MTNHYYSRNPEVESKPDQWSFTLRGKEYRFKTDAGVFSKREVDFGSRLLIEAFECELQDDRPMIDIGCGYGPIGLSIASLNPNRTIHMVDVNARAIDLSKENAQVNGIRNVKVYESSVFSEVKETDFAAVISNPPIRAGKKVVHEILEESKKFLGLGGELWIVIQKKQGAPSAMAKMEEVFGNVEVILKKKGYYILKSKKV, from the coding sequence ATGACGAATCATTATTACTCCCGTAATCCTGAGGTCGAAAGCAAGCCGGATCAATGGAGCTTCACGCTTAGAGGAAAGGAATATCGCTTTAAGACGGATGCTGGTGTCTTTTCCAAACGAGAGGTTGATTTTGGTTCAAGATTATTGATTGAGGCATTTGAATGCGAACTGCAGGATGACCGGCCGATGATTGATATCGGCTGCGGATATGGCCCAATTGGTTTATCGATCGCAAGCCTGAACCCGAACAGAACAATTCATATGGTGGACGTGAATGCGAGAGCTATTGACCTATCAAAAGAAAATGCACAAGTAAACGGAATTCGTAATGTGAAGGTTTATGAGAGTTCTGTATTCAGTGAAGTGAAGGAAACGGATTTTGCGGCTGTCATTTCAAACCCTCCGATTCGTGCCGGGAAGAAAGTTGTGCATGAAATCCTGGAGGAAAGCAAAAAATTCTTAGGTCTTGGCGGTGAGCTTTGGATTGTCATCCAGAAGAAGCAAGGTGCGCCAAGTGCCATGGCGAAAATGGAAGAAGTATTTGGAAATGTAGAGGTCATTTTGAAGAAAAAAGGCTACTATATTCTCAAATCTAAAAAAGTTTGA
- the rpmG gene encoding 50S ribosomal protein L33 — MNKKVIIACTKCGSRNYSTNYKQAEEKALRLELNKFCKTCNTHTPHKQTI, encoded by the coding sequence ATGAATAAAAAAGTTATAATTGCTTGTACGAAGTGTGGCTCGAGGAATTATTCTACAAATTACAAACAAGCTGAGGAGAAGGCGCTCAGACTTGAACTGAATAAATTTTGTAAAACCTGTAATACTCACACACCTCATAAACAAACAATCTAA
- the rplA gene encoding 50S ribosomal protein L1, which yields MAKKSKKYAEALQLIDRTKAYSVTEAVELAKKTNFAKFDATVEVAFRLGVDPKKADQQIRGAVVLPNGTGKTQRVLVFAKGEKLKEAEAAGADFVGDTDYINKIQQGWFDFDVIVATPDMMGEVGKLGRVLGPKGLMPNPKTGTVTFDVTKAINEIKAGKVEYRVDKAGNIHVPIGKVSFEDSKLVENFTTIFETLQKAKPAAAKGTYMKNVAITTTMGPGVKVDPSSF from the coding sequence ATGGCTAAGAAAAGCAAAAAATATGCTGAAGCACTTCAGCTTATCGATCGTACAAAAGCATATTCCGTAACAGAAGCAGTAGAATTAGCTAAGAAAACAAACTTCGCTAAATTCGACGCAACTGTAGAAGTAGCATTCCGTCTTGGGGTTGACCCTAAGAAAGCGGACCAACAAATCCGCGGTGCGGTTGTTCTTCCAAACGGTACTGGTAAAACACAACGCGTATTAGTATTTGCAAAAGGCGAAAAGCTTAAAGAAGCTGAAGCTGCAGGTGCTGATTTCGTTGGCGATACTGACTACATCAACAAAATCCAACAAGGTTGGTTTGATTTTGATGTTATCGTTGCAACTCCTGACATGATGGGTGAAGTTGGTAAATTAGGCCGTGTCCTTGGACCAAAAGGTTTAATGCCAAACCCTAAAACAGGTACAGTTACATTCGATGTTACAAAAGCAATCAATGAAATCAAAGCTGGTAAAGTTGAATACCGTGTAGATAAAGCTGGTAACATTCACGTGCCAATCGGAAAAGTTTCTTTCGAAGACAGCAAGCTAGTTGAAAACTTCACAACTATTTTTGAAACACTTCAAAAAGCGAAGCCAGCAGCTGCTAAAGGCACATACATGAAAAATGTTGCTATCACTACTACTATGGGACCTGGCGTTAAAGTAGACCCATCTTCTTTCTAA
- the rplJ gene encoding 50S ribosomal protein L10, whose protein sequence is MSSAINAKKQIVDEIAGKLKDSVSTVVVDYRGLNVAEVTELRKQLREAGIEFKVYKNSMTRRAADQVELSGLNEALTGPNAIAFSNEDVVAPAKILNDFAKKHEALEIKAGVIEGNVASVEEVKALAELPSREGLLSMLLSVLQAPIRNLALATKAVADQKEEQGA, encoded by the coding sequence ATGAGCAGTGCGATTAACGCAAAGAAACAAATTGTTGACGAAATTGCTGGCAAACTGAAAGACAGTGTTTCCACAGTCGTTGTTGACTACCGTGGATTAAACGTTGCAGAAGTGACAGAACTTCGTAAACAACTACGTGAAGCAGGCATCGAGTTCAAAGTTTACAAAAACTCCATGACTCGCCGTGCAGCAGATCAAGTTGAACTTTCTGGCCTTAACGAAGCTCTTACTGGTCCAAATGCGATTGCATTCAGTAACGAGGACGTTGTAGCTCCGGCTAAAATCTTGAATGACTTCGCGAAAAAACACGAAGCTCTAGAAATCAAAGCAGGTGTTATCGAAGGTAACGTTGCATCTGTTGAAGAAGTCAAAGCACTTGCAGAACTTCCATCTCGCGAAGGTTTGCTTTCCATGTTGCTCAGCGTGCTTCAAGCACCTATCCGCAACTTGGCGCTTGCTACAAAAGCTGTGGCAGATCAAAAAGAAGAACAAGGAGCTTAA
- the nusG gene encoding transcription termination/antitermination protein NusG gives MEKNWYVVHTYSGYENKVKANLEKRVESMGMQDKIFRVIVPEEEETDIKNGKKKVVKKKVFPGYVLVEIVMTDDSWYVVRNTPGVTGFVGSTGSGSKPIPLMPEEAAVILKRMGMDEKRIEIDLFIGDAVKVKEGPFAEFAGSIEELDKAKGKLKVLVNMFGRDTPVELDFDQVEKL, from the coding sequence ATGGAGAAAAATTGGTATGTTGTTCATACGTATTCCGGTTACGAGAACAAGGTAAAAGCAAATTTGGAAAAACGCGTTGAATCAATGGGGATGCAAGATAAAATCTTCCGTGTCATTGTGCCGGAAGAGGAAGAGACTGATATCAAAAACGGCAAGAAAAAGGTCGTAAAGAAAAAAGTATTCCCTGGTTATGTTCTCGTTGAGATCGTTATGACAGACGATTCCTGGTACGTTGTTCGTAATACGCCGGGTGTAACTGGATTCGTCGGGTCAACCGGCTCAGGCTCCAAGCCAATCCCGTTGATGCCAGAGGAAGCAGCTGTCATCCTCAAACGGATGGGCATGGATGAAAAACGAATTGAAATTGATTTGTTCATTGGAGATGCCGTGAAGGTTAAGGAAGGTCCTTTTGCAGAATTTGCAGGTTCGATAGAAGAGCTTGATAAAGCGAAGGGTAAATTAAAGGTGCTTGTTAATATGTTTGGCAGGGATACGCCGGTAGAATTGGATTTCGATCAGGTGGAAAAATTATAA
- the rlmB gene encoding 23S rRNA (guanosine(2251)-2'-O)-methyltransferase RlmB: protein MSNDLIMGRNTVLEALRSERDIHKIWIAEGATKGQIQQVVAVAKENKVMIQVVPKKKLDQMVEGNHQGVIAQVAAYQYAELDDIFRKAEKKQEDPFILLLDELEDPHNLGSILRTADASGVHGIIIPKRRSVGLTATVAKSSTGAIEHVPVVRVTNLSRTIEELKERGVWIAGTDAKGSQDYRRMDGSMPLGIVIGSEGRGMSRIIKEKCDFLFHLPMVGHVTSLNASVAASLLMYEVYRKRHPLGE from the coding sequence ATGAGCAATGATTTAATTATGGGACGCAACACAGTGCTTGAGGCATTGCGCTCGGAGCGGGATATTCATAAAATTTGGATTGCCGAAGGGGCGACAAAGGGACAGATTCAGCAAGTGGTTGCCGTGGCAAAAGAGAATAAAGTCATGATCCAGGTCGTACCGAAGAAGAAGCTCGACCAAATGGTGGAAGGAAATCATCAAGGGGTCATCGCCCAAGTAGCCGCTTATCAATATGCAGAGCTTGACGATATCTTCCGGAAGGCTGAAAAGAAGCAGGAGGACCCGTTTATCCTCTTGCTTGATGAGCTAGAAGATCCCCACAATCTCGGGTCGATTCTGCGTACGGCAGATGCATCTGGTGTACATGGTATCATCATACCGAAGAGGAGATCGGTTGGGCTAACGGCAACCGTAGCAAAATCATCTACTGGAGCGATTGAGCATGTGCCGGTCGTGCGTGTGACCAATCTTTCCCGGACAATCGAGGAATTGAAAGAACGCGGTGTATGGATTGCGGGAACGGATGCAAAAGGAAGCCAGGATTACCGTAGAATGGACGGGTCCATGCCGCTTGGAATTGTTATCGGAAGTGAAGGTCGCGGGATGAGCCGCATCATCAAAGAAAAATGTGATTTCCTCTTCCATTTGCCAATGGTCGGTCATGTAACCTCCCTTAATGCCAGTGTTGCGGCAAGTCTGCTTATGTATGAAGTTTACCGTAAGCGCCATCCTCTAGGGGAATAA
- the sigH gene encoding RNA polymerase sporulation sigma factor SigH, with translation MAISIGVSLSGDYGLLDDELLVDRVHKGDSEALDYLIHKYRNFVRAKARTYFLIGADKEDIVQEGMIGLFKAIRDYREDKLTSFKAFAELCITRQIITAIKTATRQKHIPLNSYVSLDKPIYDEESDRTLMDVITGVKAMDPEELFINQEEFDYIELKMSELLSDLERKVLSLYLDGQSYQEISEELNRHVKSIDNALQRVKRKLERYLEV, from the coding sequence GTGGCAATTTCTATCGGGGTAAGCTTGAGTGGCGACTATGGTCTTTTGGATGATGAATTGTTGGTTGACCGTGTGCATAAGGGAGATAGCGAAGCCCTGGATTATTTGATCCACAAATATAGAAACTTTGTTAGGGCTAAAGCAAGAACGTACTTTTTGATTGGTGCAGATAAAGAGGATATTGTTCAAGAAGGAATGATTGGCTTATTTAAGGCCATTAGGGACTACAGGGAAGATAAGCTTACTTCTTTTAAGGCATTTGCCGAGCTGTGCATCACAAGGCAGATTATCACAGCGATTAAGACAGCGACAAGGCAGAAGCATATTCCGCTTAATTCCTATGTTTCTTTGGACAAGCCTATTTATGATGAGGAATCGGACCGTACGCTGATGGATGTCATAACCGGAGTGAAGGCTATGGACCCGGAGGAGCTGTTTATTAATCAGGAAGAGTTTGATTATATAGAGCTTAAGATGAGCGAGCTGCTAAGTGACCTTGAAAGAAAGGTTCTCTCACTGTATCTGGATGGACAATCTTATCAGGAAATATCAGAAGAGCTGAATCGGCATGTGAAGTCGATTGACAATGCTTTGCAGCGGGTCAAACGTAAGCTTGAGCGATATTTAGAAGTCTGA
- the rplK gene encoding 50S ribosomal protein L11: protein MAKKVIKIVKLQIPAAKANPAPPVGPALGQAGVNIMGFCKEFNARTAEQAGLIIPVEITVFEDRSFTFITKTPPAAVLLKKAAGIESGSGEPNRNKVATVKRDKVREIAESKMPDLNAANVEAAMRMVEGTARSMGIVIED from the coding sequence GTGGCTAAAAAAGTAATTAAAATCGTGAAATTGCAGATTCCTGCAGCAAAAGCTAATCCAGCTCCACCAGTTGGTCCTGCACTAGGTCAAGCCGGTGTTAACATCATGGGCTTCTGTAAAGAGTTCAACGCTCGTACAGCAGAACAAGCAGGTCTAATCATCCCTGTTGAAATCACAGTATTTGAAGACCGTTCTTTCACTTTTATTACGAAAACTCCTCCAGCAGCTGTTCTTCTTAAGAAAGCGGCAGGAATCGAGTCTGGTTCTGGTGAACCTAACCGTAATAAAGTTGCAACAGTTAAACGTGACAAAGTACGTGAAATCGCTGAATCAAAAATGCCTGACTTAAACGCAGCAAACGTTGAAGCAGCTATGCGTATGGTAGAAGGTACTGCCCGCAGCATGGGTATTGTCATCGAAGACTAA